In Procambarus clarkii isolate CNS0578487 chromosome 13, FALCON_Pclarkii_2.0, whole genome shotgun sequence, the following are encoded in one genomic region:
- the LOC138364263 gene encoding tigger transposable element-derived protein 1-like, producing MGPKKASGKDQGQKAHVRMTIEEKQEIVWKHENGTSVFELCRQYNKATSTICTILKKKNEIMGAKVAKGVRTITKQRPQILEEVEKLLLIWIHDKELRGDSVSEAIICEKARVLHDDLLKNTPATSDADTKEFKASRGWFEKFRRSGIHSVTRHGEAASSDKPAAGRFIEEFKEFAKAEGYLPQQVFNCDETGLFWKRMPKRTYITKEEKSLPGHKPMKDRFTLVLCSNASGDLKIKPLLVYHSENPRVFKQYKVQKTHLCVMWKANKKAWVTRLIFSEWVNEVVCPAIEKYLQEKHLPLKAMLLLDNAPAHAPGLEDDLLPRYNKFLTVKFLPPNTTPLIQPMNQKIIANFKKLYERALFRKCFEVTEATNLTLKEFWKHHFNICSALKLVDKAWQDVTQRTLISGWRKLWPECVRQLDFEGFEPVNDAPIVEEIVTLGQQMGLELDGDDVEEFVEEHNEELTTEELQALQQEQQDNAADDSTVEEDEAVANVPSAVIKKVCQMWEEIQTIVEKTHPEKAVVGRCLNHFNDNVMPYYRDSLRRRKKQASMDRFVVRKSSSEPQPGPSGTQIKRARESTPERSSLPVIMEADSPSKQ from the coding sequence atgggtcccaagaaagccagtggtaaggatcaaggccagaaagcccatgtgaggatgacaatagaggagaaacaagaaatcgtttggaagcatgagaacggtacaagtgtttttgaactttgtaggcagtacaacaaagccacatcaacaatatgcactatacttaagaagaaaaatgagattatgggtgctaaagtggcaaaaggagtaagaacaataacgaaacaaagaccacaaatacttgaagaagtagaaaagttgttattaatttggatacacgacaaggaattaaggggtgatagtgtttcggaggccattatttgtgagaaagccagggtattgcacgatgaccttctaaagaatacccctgcaacgagtgatgcagatacgaaagagtttaaggcaagcaggggctggtttgaaaaatttagaagaagtggtatccatagtgttacaaggcatggggaggcagccagctcagacaaaccagccgctggacgatttattgaggaatttaaagagtttgcaaaggctgagggatacctaccgcaacaagtgtttaattgtgacgaaacaggactgttttggaaaagaatgcctaagaggacatacattaccaaggaggaaaaatccttgcccggacacaagcctatgaaagataggtttacgcttgtgctgtgttcaaatgcgagtggcgatttgaaaattaaacccttgctagtgtatcattctgaaaatccaagggttttcaaacagtataaagtgcagaaaacccatttgtgtgtgatgtggaaggctaataaaaaagcatgggtgactaggcttattttttcggagtgggtgaatgaagtggtgtgccctgccatagaaaaatatctgcaggagaaacatttgccactcaaagccatgcttctcctcgacaatgctcctgctcatgctccaggcttggaagatgatttgttgcccagatacaataaattcctcacagttaaattccttcctcctaacaccactcctctaattcagcctatgaaccagaaaatcatagcgaattttaagaaactttatgaaagggcactttttcggaaatgttttgaagtgactgaagccacaaacctcaccctcaaagagttctggaaacaccattttaacatttgtagtgctttaaaactcgttgacaaagcctggcaagatgtgactcaaagaaccctgatctctggctggagaaaattgtggcctgaatgtgtgagacaactagactttgaggggtttgagcctgtaaatgatgctcctattgttgaggaaattgttactctaggccagcaaatgggcttggaattggatggtgatgatgtggaggagtttgtggaagaacacaacgaagaactgaccaccgaagaactccaagcccttcaacaggaacagcaagacaaCGCAGCGGATGATTctacagtggaggaggatgaggcagtagcgaatgtcccttctgcagtaattaagaaggtgtgtcagatgtgggaagagattcaaacaattgttgaaaagactcacccagagaaagctgtagtaggccgttgccttaatcatttcaatgacaatgtgatgccttactacagagacagcttgcgaagaaggaaaaagcaagcttccatggacagatttgtggtgaggaaatcgagcagtgagcctcaaccaggacctagtggcactcagataaaacgtgccagggagagcacaccagaaaggtcctcactgcctgtgaTAATGGAAgctgactccccttccaaacaataa